ttctgaaatcgtgttcttgaggaattttttgggttttgtgaatttcttatttccgtgttgattccttgatcagatatgcatgaaacagatgtttaaacatggaatagaacacaattgtctgtgatcaacgagtttggaacaggatttgagatgatttagggattgagaattttttcaatttggttttttttatcacaactcgatttcgcctttcattttcatgttgctttgagttcttaattgattataaccatgttgagagcaatgattctattttgtagagaatgaagcgcacgaaaacatcagcaaagaagaacacacaagaagagggttcgtctcagcgagagaatcaaaggccaaagaagtgggataagtctgataccacccactacaacaacatgaagaaggtagccgttccggctacacaactagcatgtcctgagacgatgacaatattgggaatcaaatcagacattgaagggctgttccagaacatgggtctaggccaactatgcaacctcaacgaacccacttatccggagttggtacgccagttcatagcatccgcatacgtcagccgtcccgatgatagccatcaggaaggttttctggcattcgtagtgcagaaagtatactttgaggtatctttcacagacctctgcggactatttggaatgagtcactacaaaaaaaatccacaTTGATAGCATATTGTTATAGCACGTTTTACTGAACTGCTAtcataaatgaatttaaaattttcgtaCTATATAATAGCATTAGATAAACATTATTGTAAAATTTCgctaaaaaaccaaaatttgagTTTTGGAACCTTATTTTTCAACGAGAGGGAACTAAAAATCAGTTTGGAGTAAACGCTTAGAAAAAAATTGACAAACtactttcatcttttttttcaattacTTTCCCCAAACAGTCGatatctttttctcttctctggCTTTCTCACCCAAACCTTGAAACTCTATctctatgttttatttattctttcctcttcttcttagTTTTTGATTTCAACTGCTGATGTTGGAAAAGTGACAACGATtcgcttttcttcttctcttagtTTGCAATTTCTTGGTTTAGCAGCTGCGTCGGGTCTGAAATTTCCGGTGGAATATGGGATCGTGTTGGAACAGCAattgaagaaagaagaagatgaactcaGGAAGAATAAGAGAGAAACGTCAATCTCTTCCAGGTTTGTAACCcaaatctgataaaaaaatatttgtaccGACGAATTGATTCATTGAATTAAACTCAAAGTCGTTTTGTCTCCACAGAGACCGGAACCCTGACTCCGGCATTCCCGGCGATTTGAAATCCGACTCCGACAGCTCACCAGACCGCGACTCTAGGTAAGCATCCTTCTCTATCTGTTCCATCCTATTTTCATCTCTAGCTAGTCTCTGTTCATCTTCTTATCTCTCTTCTTGGTGCATCAAACAAGATTTGTATGGAGATTCATTAGGACGATGTCACATTTCATTGTGTGTGTTTAGCCACACTAGACCCATAAATCCTTTCATattgttgagaaaaaaaattcccTTTTGATGAATCTCTGCAATTTTTTAGTATTTGGGATAATCTTGGATTGGTGTAGAGTTCTCAATAGCTAGAAAAAGATCCCTTTTGACGATGCTAATGGCGGATTAAGCTCTGTCTTTCTTATATGGAGATTTTGAACATCCAATCGTCCCTTCTTTGTTCTGTTTCTGTAATGAGGATTCAAGTTTTATGTTTCAGTTCTTTGTGTTAGGTATAATCCTATGTTCAGGCAAGGAGCAGGATAGATTAGCTGAAGGGTTGGGTCACAGTGTAGCTAAGGTTATCGTTTGATATTTTCTAACGTAGATATAAGGTTCGAACTTAGAAGAATATGTTACAAATAAAGAGCGCTAATCGTGATCATTTTTCTGCAGGTACGGAAACTATCCACCTGAAGCAACTTGTGGATATAGTTGCAAGCATAAGAAAAAATTGGAGGAGGATCCTTCTGCTTTTGCATTTGATGAAGTTTATGATGACATGAAACACAGAGACATTGTTCCTAAACTGCAAGATCGTCAAGACCTCAAGGTAAATGTTAAACCTTCTTTTTTTAGTGTATCAGTTGATATCCTATTACTCATTTAATTCATGGAGACTTGAAGCTTGTCTGTAAATGTAAATTTGTGTTTGACTAGCTTTTCTCGGCTTTTAGGGATATTAGATTTTTCATGATGATGGATTAGTTTTGCTTCATGATGATAGATTAGTTTTGCTTTGTGATGAACTTTAGTGTTGTATGATCAAGAGttaaccaaaataagttttgatTGTGATAAGTAGTTGACATGTGTTGCAGGATCTGGTAAAGGGGTTTCAGACACTCCCGTGACGCTCCATATTGCGAATGCAGAGCTTGCTCCAACTCACCCAATCTGTCTAGGTCTGGCACTGAACTGATGAGTTATGTGCAGGCTCCAAAAACTTCACAAGATAAAATGGCTACTGAGCTTCAAGACAAATAGAAAATACTTGCAAATCAGATGATCAAAATGCAAAGTTTTGTCTATTGTTTTTGATTCGTTGTTGATCCTTACCTGTAACATTGTTTTAAGACTGctatgtttttataaatcaatttgtagtttataaattatggaatatatattttaccaaTTAAAAGGAGAATTAACAAAGGAGtgatatttatgtttaaaaattaaattatattttatatttataacgttcctattaaataaattaaagattttcatataattatagGGTTTGGAGTATAGTGTCTCGGGGTTTAATTAGATTTAAGACCAAACTTttagattaaatttaaaatttgaaattaactaatgaaaagagttttaaaatttttagttatAGTTTATGGTATATGATAAATTTgggatatgatatatataagtataatttatggtttgaggtttaaaattaatatttgaaattaaatttataaaaata
This region of Brassica napus cultivar Da-Ae chromosome C5, Da-Ae, whole genome shotgun sequence genomic DNA includes:
- the LOC125587814 gene encoding uncharacterized protein LOC125587814 isoform X1, which translates into the protein MEKLLPADILIRRNDRDCGVFETYRGLLVDQFDSKNELITSSFIPGLQFLGLAAASGLKFPVEYGIVLEQQLKKEEDELRKNKRETSISSRDRNPDSGIPGDLKSDSDSSPDRDSRYGNYPPEATCGYSCKHKKKLEEDPSAFAFDEVYDDMKHRDIVPKLQDRQDLKLTCVAGSGKGVSDTPVTLHIANAELAPTHPICLGLALN
- the LOC125587814 gene encoding uncharacterized protein LOC125587814 isoform X2; translation: MEKLLPADILIRRNDRDCGVFETYRGLLVDQFDSKNELITSSFIPGLQFLGLAAASGLKFPVEYGIVLEQQLKKEEDELRKNKRETSISSRDRNPDSGIPGDLKSDSDSSPDRDSRYGNYPPEATCGYSCKHKKKLEEDPSAFAFDEVYDDMKHRDIVPKLQDRQDLKDLVKGFQTLP